A window of the Lactuca sativa cultivar Salinas chromosome 7, Lsat_Salinas_v11, whole genome shotgun sequence genome harbors these coding sequences:
- the LOC111881373 gene encoding uncharacterized protein LOC111881373 — MDDTVNTTRENAGHDQLLNVKKGNGGKQLKGNLIEVTRSLHAMFDAENTKECNQPNEILMILSKRGRKEEHDDMDNLTRCMKGLKILAKDHLPMGDDPNIIQGLKNAGTTYQRLIDSIFAKQIGRNIKVYVDDMVIKSPDDKKLLEDVEETFKMLEKVKMKLNPRKCTFGVEEDQFLWYYITTKGIQSPTKVDELMEVPSPHTLRDAQG, encoded by the exons ATGGATGATACTGTGAATACCACAAGAGAAAATGCAGGACACGATCAACTTCTCAATGTTAAAAAGGGAAATGGAGGAAAACAACTGAAAGGGAACCTCATCGAGGTGACACGAAGCCTTCACGCCATGTTTGATGCTGAGAACACCAAAGAATGTAATCAACCTAACGAAATCCTGATGATACTCTCCAAAcgaggaaggaaggaggaacacGATGACATGGACAATCTCACCAGATGCATGAAAGGACTAAAGATTTTAGCAAAAGATCATCTACCAATGGGCGACGACCCAAACATAATCCAGGG TTTGAAGAACGCAGGTACAACCTACCAACGACTCATCGACTCTATTTTTGCGAAACAAATCGGGAGAAATATCAAAGTATACGTTGACGACATGGTTATAAAAAGCCCTGATGACAAGAAGCTACTAGAAGACGTAGAGGAAACATTTAAAATGTTAGAAAAAGTCAAGATGAAGCTGAATCCAAGAAAGTGTACCTTCGGTGTTGAGGAAGACCAATTCTTGTGGTACTACATTACCACAAAGGGAATTCAGAGCCCAACCAAAGTGGACGAGTTAATGGAGGTGCCATCCCCACACACCTTACGAGATGCCCAGGGTTAA